TGTTGGGTTTGGTTCTTgcttattgatttttaaaataaaatttatgtgattTAGAATAaccaaatatatttgtaattaatagtaattttattaatGGATTTCCGTGGCAATAATGATAGATGAGAGAAATTTGGCTTAAGCTGTCCTCTTGGCCCGTAGGAGTGCATACTCCTAATTAAATACACCTTTCGTATGAGCCTTGATTTATTTTCTCCCGCAATTTATGATttgcttatattttttaaagcaaaaaaaacccAAACATCATAGATTTATTTaggcttttctctttttttttttttggttttcctcCGAGACTACTTTATACTCTTTTTGGTTTAACCTTATATGAATTCACATTCTGAATTGTAGATTCTAAGTTCTAAATTCTGAATATGAATtctgaattttcaaaattgtttTGTGGGTGAGACTCTAATGTGAATAGCCTTTTTCCCACATCATACACAAACACCTTTTTATCAAGTTCAGAGCTATAGTGGCGGTGTAGCCTATCAATGACCATcctatgtaaggactgagattttggcagtatagctaaactctcagtcgacgatgtttttgtgtgtaatttaattacaaaagcactcgtcaagtttcgggcgaaaatgagttaaaacggagattctacgcgatttccaagtttcacttaaagtgaatagtaacttggttttCCGAAGAGCTCAAtgcgtagagttggcttctggctcgtactggactccgttcatagcagtctaatagctcgtttcgaccggctCAGCTATTCTAGAACTGATGGCNNNNNNNNNNNNNNNNNNNNNNNNNNNNNNNNNNNNNNNNNNNNNNNNNNNNNNNNNNNNNNNNNNNNNNNNNNNNNNNNNNNNNNNNNNNNNNNNNNNNNNNNNNNNNNNNNNNNNNNNNNNNNNNNNNNNNNNNNNNNNNNNNNNNNNNNNNNNNNNNNNNNNNNNNNNNNNNNNNNNNNNNNNNNNNNNNNNNNNNNNNNNNNNNNNNNNNNNNNNNNNNNNNNNNNNNNNNNNNNNNNNNNNNNNNNNNNNNNNNNNNNNNNNNNNNNNNNNNNNNNNNNNNNNNNNNNNNNNNNNNNNNNNNNNNNNNNNNNNNNNNNNNNNNNNNNNNNNNNNNNNNNNNNNNNNNNNNNNNNNNNNNNNNNNNNNNNNNNNNNNNNNNNNNNNNNNNNNNNNNNNNNNNNNNNNNNNNNNNNNNNNNNNNNNNNNNNNNNNNNNNNNNNNNNNNNNNNNNNNNNNNNNNNNNNNNNNNNNNNNNNNNNNNNNNNNNNNNNNNNNNNNNNNNNNNNNNNNNNNNNNNNNNNNNNNNNNNNNNNNNNNNNNNNNNNNNNNNNNNNNNNNNNNNNNNNNNNNNNNNNNNNNNNNNNNNNNNNNNNNNNNNNNNNNNNNNNNNNNNNNNNNNNNNNNNNNNNNNNNNNNNNNNNNNNNNNNNNNNNNNNNNNNNNNNNNNNNNNNNNNNNNNNNNNNNNNNNNNNNNNNNNNNNNNNNNNNNNNNNNNNNNNNNNNNNNNNNNNNNNNNNNNNNNNNNNNNNNNNNNNNNNNNNNNNNNNNNNNNNNNNNNNNNNNNNNNNNNNNNNNNNNNNNNNNNNNNNNNNNNNNNNNNNNNNNNNNNNNNNNNNNNNNNNNNNNNNNNNNNNNNNNNNNNNNNNNNNNNNNNNNNNNNNNNNNNNNNNNNNNNNNNNNNNNNNNNNNNNNNNNNNNNNNNNNNNNNNNNNNNNNNNNNNNNNNNNNNNNNNNNNNNNNNNNNNNNNNNNNNNNNNNNNNNNNNNNNNNNNNNNNNNNNNNNNNNNNNNNNNNNNNNNNNNNNNNNNNNNNNNNNNNNNNNNNNNNNNNNNNNNNNNNNNNNNNNNNNNNNNNNNNNNNNNNNNNNNNNNNNNNNNNNNNNNNNNNNNNNNNNNNNNNNNNNNNNNNNNNNNNNNNNNNNNNNNNNNNNNNNNNNNNNNNNNNNNNNNNNNNNNNNNNNNNNNNNNNNNNNNNNNNNNNNNNNNNNNNNNNNNNNNNNNNNNNNNNNNNNNNNNNNNNNNNNNNNNNNNNNNNNNNNNNNNNNNNNNNNNNNNNNNNNNNNNNNNNNNNNNNNNNNNNNNNNNNNNNNNNNNNNNNNNNNNNNNNNNNNNNNNNNNNNNNNNNNNNNNNNNNNNNNNNNNNNNNNNNNNNNNNNNNNNNNNNNNNNNNNNNNNNNNNNNNNNNNNNNNNNNNNNNNNNNNNNNNNNNNNNNNNNNNNNNNNNNNNNNNNNNNNNNNNNNNNNNNNNNNNNNNNNNNNNNNNNNNNNNNNNNNNNNNNNNNNNNNNNNNNNNNNNNNNNNNNNNNNNNNNNNNNNNNNNNNNNNNNNNNNNNNNNNNNNNNNNNNNNNNNNNNNNNNNNNNNNNNNNNNNNNNNNNNNNNNNNNNNNNNNNNNNNNNNNNNNNNNNNNNNNNNNNNNNNNNNNNNNNNNNNNNNNNNNNNNNNNNNNNNNNNNNNNNNNNCAACAGAACATAAAAgtttcctctatttttttttttacacaagAGAACTAAGAGGATATTACTCCTctgttttcttttaattagCCCAATAGCTAATTATAAGAAAACTAGCAGGAAAATAACCTTCTTGTTACCCTACAAGCTTTTTATTAGCTTGAGAAACTAAGATAGGTTTCAGCTTAGAAAGCTAAACCGGTTTAATCTGGTTTAACTCTAAATTAACGTAACCTGTAAAATACACTAAGTACTGACTCttaaactgtttattttttttacgtgAGCTTTTAAAATTCACTATTTAAACTAAGACTTACATGTTGGCCTTATACTTTGATTCAGAATGGTTGAAAAATTAGGTTAAGAAATCGTGTAATTCGATCTCAGTATAACAATGGAAAGGTAGATAATTCTTCTTTGTCTCTTTTACATTCATGGGACAACTAAGGTGGAAAaatcccttccttgcctcccttTCTGTAACAaaactccctctctctttcataaATAGAGAAgtaatttctttctctcttttgataatatatttttttttgcaaagagaagagcaccgctctctccttctttcgatgatgctatattttttataaagagaagagcaccgctcacTCTCTTTTGATAAgacatttttttataaagagaagagcaccgctctctctctttatgtataGATTGGGTTCGCCGTCAATAATACATCTtaggcatttcatcaaacaattgGTATGCATGATTCGTCGGCGCCAACTCCGTCAGAGCAATATCCTGAACGGCCTTGTAGGCGGCGAGGGTGTTCTCGGCGGCCTCCTTGCGCTTGGCCCCGGCCTTGAACTCGGCTAGGTAGCGGTGGTAATCGCTCTTTATCTTGAGGTAGAAGATCTTGAAGTTGATGGTAGCGAGGTTGAGGCTATTGCTGACGAGCCTGCTGAGATTGGTCTGCGTGTTTGCGAGGGGCGAGCAGTCGACGTCCGGGAACTCGTCGAACGAGTCTGCACTGGCGGCCGAGAGCTCGCTGTTGATGTCCGCGGGCCGTCCACCGCCGCGCACCAATCGCGGCGCATTCTGAAGCACGTCCGCCGCCGATCCATAGCTGTCGCAGCACGACTGCAGGATGTTCTGCAGCACCTTCTCGGCAGTTGGGGTCGCCACCGCTTGCGCGTGCTTCGCCTTGAGCACTACAGCATGGACCGATGCCTCTacttgttaggtcctatgtgttggcaagtttcgtgggtcgagtcggagtcttgaagaagtccggggcggagtattgaagatcgaagaatcggaaaggacgcaaaacacgcaaaacatgaatcacgatgcttaggtaagctttaaatcttgtttatggtgattcatacttcattatagatcttagaatcatattttcaagttgtaattgtttagaaagtttctaagagcttgtaaaactcgaaacaatgcattttcagcgaaaattgcattgttgtaccggtacaaggattttcTGTTCCGGTACAGACATCAGCTTTTGCCgcagaaaagtttgatggttgtttcggtacaagccctgttccggtacACGCTGcagtctgtccagggtacagaagcttcgcagaaaaatcttccgtcatgctgtaccctggacagctttccttgttccgatacaaggtgctgattttggaaagaaactttataatcctactccgtttggattctaaagtctataaataagctattggggttctctaacttatcaagcatcataagaatacatgtttgagaaaccctagaggctcgtattttattctaaacctattttctacaaattagcctctttagatcaaatcgagatatcgtttcgcattctctatatgtcgatttgatctcttCTTCGCTTAGAGTTCTATTccttggttttctacgatactcctaagcgaaggatcaccataatcatgatgctcttcatgaatggcatcgtggattcggcgtgaacaaaggcggtttgtggattcggatcgttggctcatGGATttgagtggcgtcgtggattcggtgtgattgaagcttcgtggattcgaagtggaggcgttcgtgagggcgtggacaactcggagggtagcgcgaagattcataggaggttaagagaggttgagtccgtggagtcggtaatcacNggcgggtctgggcacgcgccgggcgggcttccgctgggtcccggggcgtgacaatcatggttccatttctctctattttcaaaTACACTTGGAATAAACATAATGAAGACAACCAAAGTTCACTGtgaattaaccctaatatgcatgaaagAATAAACAACCATATgatcaagaatagagaaatagacatagaagagAATcaaacgattccggcgtgcacccccaaCCTCTAATAATCGTGTGGGTGTGGAAAGGTGAAGACTCCCGAACGCTACGAACGCCGGCTCCGCGTCCTACAACCTAAAATGGTGCCAAATTTGGCCCTTTACATATGAACTACTCCCAAAtattttcgtaatgttaaaaGGAGTTGTCccaggacacccccaattaggtttccacggggtcaatttgtcccagaaaaattctagggcaaaagccccaattttcaagccctaacattgtcatttagggtttccgcATGAATCGATCCTAAccctaagcaaacaatagcttagaatcatcaaGGAagtgttaggtcctatgtgttggcaagtttcgtgggtcgagtcggagtcttgaagaagtccggagcggagtattgaagatcgaagaatccaagacttcgaagaatcggaaaggacgcaaaacatgaaaaacatgaatcacgatgcttaggtaagctttaaatcttgtttatggtgattcatacttaattatagattttagaatcatgttttcaagttgtaattgattagaaagtttctaagagcttgtaaaactcgaaacaatgcattttcagcgaaaattgcattgttgtaccggtacaaggNNNNNNNNNNNNNNNNNNNNNNNNNNNNNggtactagtttagtaaaaattcaaaagctccaaatgttgactagtcaatttgattctattcgtatggaggagcatgaatcttttaccgattactacactagacttcaagatatcattaatacatgtgctaatttgggagagaaaattccggattctaaagttgttcgtaaaattcttcgaactctttcggaacgttttcgggctaaagtagtcgcgatcgaaacggtcaaacatccggacgagatgaaagtcgaggaattagtaggtgctttacaaACTTACGAAATGAcctttcctactaatcaatcttcttccaagtcttcttctaaaagcacaggtgttgcattgaaatctataaaggagaaggacgaagactcgagttccgacgacgatttatcaATTGCGGACTTTGAATAACAATTGGCacttctaacgaagaagtttcgccggaatttccgaaagaagaataaattggacaaggcttcatcgtctaagcgacaatctttgtctaaatcatcttcttcatcttcaaagtctaaggataaaaaccgtGCAAAGTCCTCAAAGGAAAATGATgtatttgaaggcgagatccaattcttcaagtgcaaaggctacggccacattgcgacggattgtccttcaaagaaagtTTATAAATcgaaggctatgcaagcaaagacttgggatgattcttcTAATGAATCATTGTCAAGTGACAAAGAaatgaatgatcaaattgccttatttgctaatactccttCATTGAACGtcgtgtgtttatcctctattgctactaacTCTAATGTTTTTGTTTCCTCGCATGACTCATCGAGCAACAAcggcgaaagcgaggaggaatcaaatgaCGACGATATAGCGGAAGCCTACAACCAACTTCTTATCGAGTCAAAGAAGATGGCAAAACATAATAAGAGGTTGAGGCGTCGTCTTTTGGGcattgaggaggaaaacaacaattTGAAGACCT
This genomic interval from Ananas comosus cultivar F153 unplaced genomic scaffold, ASM154086v1, whole genome shotgun sequence contains the following:
- the LOC109706075 gene encoding 14-3-3-like protein, with protein sequence MLYGSAADVLQNAPRLVRGGGRPADINSELSAASADSFDEFPDVDCSPLANTQTNLSRLVSNSLNLATINFKIFYLKIKSDYHRYLAEFKAGAKRKEAAENTLAAYKAVQDIALTELAPTNHAYQLFDEMPKMYY